The genomic interval GACATTACTTATCTACAGGATTGCAGTACAAATGAAGATGAGTGGAACAAGTACTTGAATATGCAAATTCTTTGATAGGAAAATTACTTGTGTTCCATACTGCCATTACATTCAGCCTGTAGATGGTTAAGGACAGGTGAACATTTGTGTGACACTGTTTTCCTTTTCCATCACTGATTAGAATAGTGAATCTGTGTTGAAGTGTAATGTGGTAGGAAATCACATTCACAGGCGAAATTTCTGCTCGAAAAATAATTCACAAGGAGGCACTCTTGCCTGACCATTCTGCTTACACTAGAGTTATCAAAGATTTGCACAAGATTGGTAAGGGCGATCTGGATGCTGAATTGAAGTTGATTTTTCAGAAGCTCACTGTACATGCAGAATCAGCACAATGAATCTTGTCTTGATGTCCTCTCCCTGAGATGTTCTGTGATGTAGATGTCAAGAGGTCTTGCCGTAAATCAGTCACCTGGCTGTTATAGAGAAGAGGGCAGACATGATCAGGAACAAATGGTGATATGAAAATCACCATCGCCAGGCAAAGCCAGACATTCATACCACTGGATtgacttagggtgtgtttggttcccTGCATCGCACCTGGCTCGCATCCACGGGTGCAGGCCTTTggtgtttggttgcctgcacgGCCACCCGAGCCTGGCTCCACGCGTGCAAATCGGGCTTCCGAGCCAGGCACGAGAGAAACGGTCGATCTGAGCTTCGCTCCTCATCCGGGCTGAGCGCGTGCAGGCGGGGGACGCGTGGGTGCAAGCTCGGGGACGCGCAGGTGCAGGAGGCGAGAGGGGTTCCAGCTTCTGCTCACCTTCCCATCTCATTTGTCGCTCGGTGCCTCCCGTCTCCatcgccgcaccgtcgccgtcatctcCATCATCGTGCCATATTCAACAAAGCCATCGAAGCTTCCTCAACCAGAACCGCTAGAGCCCCTCCcctcgaagccgccgccgccgccaaatccagCCCCGCTTGAAGCCGTTGAAGTCGAATCTGGCTCCTACCAAAGCTACCACTTGCTCTTCTTCATTCGAATCCAGATGTGACGACGAGAGAGGGTTGTCACTGCTGACGCCCGGATCTTCCTCCTAGTCGCCGTTGtcaccgccaccatcgccaccgccttCGTCTACAGCTGCTGCATCGggccctcttcctctcccttcttCCGTCAGATCCAGAGCCCAGGAGCTCGATCTGGTGGCCTCAGGCTTCTGGTTGCCGGATCCAGACGCACTGATGGCGGCGAATCGTCAGGATCCCGCTATTGCCGGATCTACGCCCTGCCACCGCGGCATAGTTGGCTGTCTCGGCGACGAGGCCACAGTCACCtgccttctttttccttttatttatttactgtTTTTTCTCACCACTTGGATGAATTAATTGAACATAACAAAGTTGATGCAATACTGTAGCACCCAATGTGGTTCATATACTATTTTATTCGTCAGTGTAAGAAATCCAATGACTTGATTTTATATACAGTGATACACTGACTAATACAATCCTATGCATATTTCGCATATGTTAAAAATCGATATCATATACTGTAAAAAGATCAGCTTTGAGATGATAGAAAATTTCATCCATTAGTTATAGATGGTAATCTTACCCTCAAAGAAAGGAGGTATCCATACCTCCGATCTATACAACGAACCAAACAAAATCTCGTTGAAGTCGTATTTTTCATGCAAGCAACCAAACAGAATCTCGCACCAACCAAGCTAAACTCATACAAACAACCAAATAGCTACATATGTATCCCCTCAACCAGATCAAACTAAACTAGGATGGGAGAGATGGGCCAAGCTAGATGGATACGAGCAaacaaacacacccttattgtTCTTTTGGATCGTGCCAAAAGCTAcagaagatatttttttaagataatggaaagaACATGGCCTCTACATCTATTtcggatgtacacagccaaaaCCTTCAGAAGTTAGATAGAATCTGGTACTTCTATATGCAAATTCTTTGATAGGCACATCATGTATCCGCTGGACAACTGAAGATGAGTGGAGTAAGTACTTGAGTATGCAAGTACTTGAGAAGCCAAACACTCATACCAAATTACCTATTGAGATTAACTTCAGTAGTATTctcgttttatttttcttgtgggGATAGCATTCCCAGTTCTTACTTGGACTGTATCATCAGTTTCAGTAGTTCTTCTATGTACTGAAGATGGGTAATATCTGGTATCTGTATATGCAAATACTTTGATAGACTAGGTACTTGTTTGCAATACAAAGCTGAATATGAGTACAATTTCGTACTTTCTCTGAGAGGTGTAGAATACATCACTAGACTATGCACTCTTTGATATACCAATTTGCTGTCTGTGTACATAGCTGTTGTCTCTTATGTGTACATGAGAAGTAGAGAACTTTGGATAGTTCTCTTCAAAATATGTTATGCGTTTTGGCAAATGCTTGAATCATCTACTGACCATATCTTCAGATGGCAATCCATGGATGGTCATAACAAACATTTCACAGTTTTTTGACAGTTTTCGTTTTCCATCACTAACTAGAACTGTGAATCTGTGATCaagtgtagtttttttttttttgaaatgaaggCAAGAAATTTGCCTCATATACTGATAGAAAAGAAGTGAAAAGGTGCACAAGTATTTACAAAGAGTAGAACAAGTACCCAACCAAAGCAAGAGTAGATGCAAGCCCACAGCTAAAAGCCCAAGTCCAATGGAGAAACCACGAATTCCAGCCCAAGTTTTGAGCCCGGTCTTCACAAATCCGATGACGCCACGTCATCTATCCGGCCTTCTCACGTCTAACCAATCACTTCTCTCCATTTACGAACCACACGGATcgaacccctcctccccgccacgTCACCGATCCGTCCTCCCAAACCGTACCCAATCATACCCGTCCATTTCCGATCCATCGCGCGAAACCCCCACCTCCCACGGATCGCTCCATTTTCACCTCCGCGCCCAAACGCCGCCTCCCACCGCTATAAATACCCTTCCCATCTCCTCCACATCTCACAagcaaaatccccaaatcctccAGATCGTCTTCGTCTTCCACCTCGAGCTCTTACGCATCGTCAGCCATGTCGGGCCGCGGCAAGGGAGGCAAGGGTCTTGGCAAGGGCGGCGCGAAGCGGCACAGGAAGGTGCTGCGCGACAACATCCAGGGCATCACCAAGCCGGCGATCCGGCGGCTGGCGAGGAGGGGCGGCGTGAAGCGCATCTCCGGTCTGATCTACGAGGAGACCCGCGGCGTGCTCAAGATCTTCCTCGAGAACGTCATCCGCGACGCCGTCACCTACACGGAGCACGCCCGCCGCAAGACCGTCACCGCCATGGACGTCGTCTACGCGCTCAAGCGCCAGGGCCGCACCCTCTACGGCTTCGGCGGCTGAGTTCCCGGCCCCCTGTGCTCGATCCAGATCTGCTGCCGTTAGCGTTGCTTAGGGTTTCGTTGTTCCAAGAAAAAGTTGTGCGGAAATTGTACTACTTCGTTGTTTCTGCTTGTGCAAAGTGAATGGATGGTTGGATTAAATGAATCATTTTCTCTCTTGATTAGTACATCCGACTTGCTGTCTTCCAAAAAATGATCCATTGGTCGCTTTGAAATGTTGTATGCGCTGATCCATTTTTGAATTTGAGAGGCGGCTATCTTGAAAATTTCGTTGCGAACTGCGCAATTTCTCGCTCCATGTGAATGCTCGTAATTTGAACGATGTATCAGCTGAGTGGTCTATTGGCTTTCCAAATTCGAGATTTGAACTGGCGGTTTTCCTCCAAAAAATTTTCAACGGGTGGGCGGGAAAAATCCAAATTGGGCTCTTCGGGACTCGTTGGTATCTGGGCCGAAAGCCCAACTGGGAGTCCAAGCCCACAGCCTCGGTGCCGAATTTCGCCACCTCcccgtcgcggcggcgacggaggcagcgaTCACCCCCACCGGCGACCAccgccggctgcgccgccgccgctccggtgtTCCACCCCCATTCTCTCCCCTCGTTTGCCCATCTCCAAGGGACCCGCCGCACAGGCAGAGACTGCGCCTTGACGCCGCGAAACGGAACCCTCGCTGCAAGGGCACGTGGCCTCCTGCTGCTCGGCGCTCTCGCGCCGCCGGGCGATTGGGGGTGGCGCCGGATTTTTCTTCGCCTCCTCGTATGCCGGCGCGACTGTGTTCGGGCTGGCTCAGCGTGGCCGCTCGTCTCCCTCCCCTTTGCATCCCCACTCCTCTCTGGCCTCCATTGCCACTCCCAGGAGGCTAGTAGATCGGTCGCTTTGGCTTCCGAGTCTCAGTCTCATCTCGGGCCAGCCGCGCTGGTCTCCTCAGCGAGTGAACTCCCCTCATGCCTCGCGGCCCCAATCCGAATGCTCTCGCTGTTACCGGAGGTGGGGTGCAGGCGGCATATTGTGCCGCCGATCGAACAACAATGACGGTTGCGTACTGGAACAGGTATGCTGCTACACCCATcacctctttctttctttaatttGGGGCTGTCAATGCAGCTTGCAGGTATTTGATTCTCAGTTGGGCACGAAATCAGCTCTGAAATATGAAGTACTGTATGGGTTATTTGGCATGAGGTTGTGGCACTTTAGCATCTCCGACATTGTTGCATATGGGCGAAATGAGAAAATGGGATGTCGGATAGTATTTCAAGAAAACAACTGCCCATTGCCTTTTTGATTTGGTTATGCAGAGACGTTCTCTGAATTAAGTGTGTGTTGCACTGATGCTTGATGTCGATTCAAATTAACAGTAACTTGTTGTAAGTGACCTATTCAATCTTTAGCTGCAAAATTTAGGGACCATTTGCATTGTCTTTACGAAGAATGTGGATTTCAAGCCATGTCTATAATATTAAGGATTTGTAGTTGTACTTGTCTATTTAGAAGGTTAACTAAAAAGGGTAACCTTATTTAACTCTTGCTCACAGCTGTGCTTTGCCACATATCACCATTTTGATAACTGTCCTGAACCAAATTTATCCATATCTGGATGTCTGATTCAGCATGAAGTATGTAATGCGAATATGTGATACATTATACTTGTAAGGTATCACAAACAGAAGGAAGGCGCACTGATAACATACCGCGCACTTCTATCTTTTGCAGAATATCTCACAGCTTTCCACTGGTTGGTGGGTCGGCATGACTGGTGAGTGGTGGCTGCTGTGACAGTTTTTGAACACGTCCGCTTTCCGATTTTTCCTTCTGCTAAATCCATGATAATTTCCACTTTGTACAATTGGTTTGTGCAAGCTAACATATGCCAATCAAATATGGGGACCAAGTTTTTCTGGTGCATCTGCTTACTTTGATGGCATATAACTTGTTTTAGATGTGTACTGTTATCTCACTGCATGGTTGAAGCCAGTTGAAAATTGCTGTGCACCTCATATACATGAACGAGAGCTGCCATTGTTGTCAATTACAATGTAGTTCCATGTCTGTATAGCCACAGTTTTTCGTGTTGTATTTAGTCAGCGTCAGGCCTCACTGTAATGTATCAACATAATAAAGAAGTACCAATCAGTGCGCTAAGAGTTGTGGGTGGTCCTTGCATAAGATAAATTCTCCTGGCTATGGAAATTTCCATGAAAGTGACTTATctttgagagagaaaaaatgtgTGTACATAAGCTAACTATGATCATTTTAGACAGTTTAAATGTTTAATTGTTATTTTGATGCATAAACTTGTACTTGCACAACTGGATCTTAAAGGGGGAGACTTGTATTGCCATGCAAGGGTATGATAGGAAAATATCAGTTGTTTAATCTATTATAGTTTGAATGTATGTTAGCAGTCATGAGAAAGCTATGAAGTATCCATAATGAAGGATATAAACATCATTACACATCACATATAATTTTAACCGAGGACATGACTGGTatatggaaaaacaaaagaacattGTGGACTGGTTCATAATCTAGCCTTTTAAACTTTATAACTCTACATATAACTTGAGGCGAAGTCACTCTTTATGTTTGAAAGCGTAAATATAATATTCAGAAAACCTGGGTTTATAACGTAAGTTGCATGCATTTTGAAGAAATCTGCTTGTTCACAGGGTAGTTACAGACTTGCGGAGTTATATTGCAGACTTAACTGCAGGCTGCCAGCCTACCACAATTGTTTCATCGTTCTTGTGTTAAGTTGaactttttttcttatgttAGTCTGGAAAGAAAACCGGAAGTGCTAAGGGTAATGTGGGCAAATATAAGCCCTCTTAACTTATGTGTTTGGATAATAGCAGAGATTGAACATTACCATAATAAGCATGCAAGTAGGAGTTGTTTATAGTAATCGCTTGGGGCTGTATATCTTCTTATATAAGGTTTTAGTAGAATCTTCTGAGTACATCTAAATCAATGTGTTTGTTGATTAAGTTCAATTTGTGCTTCTAGGATCACGAAATCATGGCCAAAACACATGTGAAAGCCCTGCTGATGGCTTCTCATACAGAAATTCTAAATTCTAGTACTTGAACATAAGTATTGTTTAAAATTCAATTCAGTGgattgtagtttttttttaaaaaaaaattaatgaattCTGAGTTTCTGACAGTTATTAAACACaagaaaattctgaaattagaaatgtAACAGACTATCAGTGTAAACTTTTTGAACTGTTCACTCTATTTAGGAACTTAATTTGACATGTCATTTACTTTGATATTTGATTTATTGGTTTATTTCCTTAACCTCGATATGAGTCCATTCTTCTTGTTTTAATGCTCTATCCTATTTAACAAGGTGGGTTTATTTCTTTGCCTCAGAACTGAAAATGACGGTTCCTTTTCACCACTACCAATTTTCCCCCTTTtcattttagctatatatatactatgatGATGCCGGTTATCAACTTATCATGATGCTTTTTTCAAGAGGTTTCACAATGATAAAACCAATAGACAGAGTGCTCTGGTAGCACATTGTTCGTTTCACCTTGAACTGTATCATATTCAAATTTCAGAAGCTCACAAGATATCTTGCTTTCTCAAATTGTCAAGAGAAAAGGAAGCATGTTAAACATGTGCAGGTTCCTTTATTATAGCTTAGAAGCCTGCAATATCCAATGAACAAAGACAATTATTCTAACTTTTGGTTCGATAGCGACCTCAGTTCTATAATTGCTTTTTTCCTGTTGAAGATTGCATTTTGACATGTTTTCCTCCATTTTTGTGCTTGCGTTTACCTGCTGCAAGCTCCAAAAACCTGCATCTCTGTGTTCCAAGTTATTCTGTTTACTTGTGCTAAACAAGACATACAATGAGAACGGACCAACCGACCAAGTTTATTCCCTCCCtgtatatgtatttgttatGATGTTTGCATAACTTAGCTTCAAAGTATACTGTACAATGCTGTAAATGGTAAATTTCCTGTCTTCTCTTACTTTTGCAGTTTCTACCACCAGATATGAAGCTGGCAAGCAGAACTGCAGTAGTCTGAACTGGAAACTGATTGAAGTTAATGACAATTTATGCTGTGTCTTTTGGCTCTCCAATGCTATGTAAGATTTTCCTTGACATACATCGGATCGAGCTAGCGTTCTAGGCTCCTAGCTGCAATGATATAGAGCCAAGATAATGGTCCAATTCTGAATTTAGAATATCAGAATTTGATCTTTTTTTGTCATCTATTAAGGAAGATACAATAAATTATGGTACAGAGTGGATGGGCTGCCAGGAAGATAATGgtccagcaggcagcagcaaggTTAAATCAGAACATGAGTTCTTAATTCAGATTACCTCTGAGCAATGCTGTCAGAGTGAGTCCTCAAACTTGGCTTATTAGATTTAGTGTAGTAAGTGAGCCACACCTTCTGACTTCTGAGTGTTGGTTCCTACTGTT from Oryza glaberrima chromosome 3, OglaRS2, whole genome shotgun sequence carries:
- the LOC127765647 gene encoding histone H4, producing the protein MSGRGKGGKGLGKGGAKRHRKVLRDNIQGITKPAIRRLARRGGVKRISGLIYEETRGVLKIFLENVIRDAVTYTEHARRKTVTAMDVVYALKRQGRTLYGFGG